The sequence below is a genomic window from Roseiconus lacunae.
CGGGCAAGCGACGGGACTGCTCGCTGCCATTTGCGGCGCGAAACAATTGCCCCGTACGCCCAAGGCGAACTACAACGCGGAAGCGTCGCCATCGCACGTCGGCCACAGCAGAAAGGCTGCGACGCGGTCAACACAGGCCGACAAGCGATCGGCTGCGTTCATCGATTTTTTCAGTACGCCGATGTCGCGTTTGCGGCGACTACGGTCGTTAGCGGATTACTCGTCGCGGGGCTCGACCACGGTCCGGCCCATGTAGTACCCACACTTCGGGCAGATCGTGTGCGTCGGCACCGGGCTGCTGCACTGGGGGCAATATCCGATCTGACGTTTTTTAACGTGATCGTGGCTGCGACGCTTGCCGGTTCGACTATTACTGTGTTTTCGCTTTGGGACAGCCATTGCTGTGTTTAAATAAAAGGAGGAGACGTACTGTCTGTTGTGTTTTATTTGGCCCAGCAATGTAGAAATACGTTCTCTACTTCGTCAATGCACGATTGACAGAAAGTCATTGCTTTCGCCGAGATCTGGCAAGATCGGCTGCCAGGCGGGGGCCTCCCGCTTTGCCTCGCCGGTTTCTTCGTTATCGCCAGTCGTCTCCAAACAATGCCGTGGCGGAAGCCGCCGACGGCTTTCTACCATCCCCATTTCAGAATCAGGATCAGCCGGGACGGCGTCAGCCGCGGTTTCCGACCAATCGCCGGCGCGGACGCCCGCCCGCTAACGACTTGGCTTTTCCGCCACCATCATTCCCAATCCCATCGGACTGGCCGCGAGATAGGTGAATTGAATCGCACCCAAACCGGCTTCGGTCATCATCTGCTGGCACTTCCTCAGGTCGCGGGCCCGGCCGCCCGGGGTGGCGAGGTGGATGGCGATGCGCCCCAGCGTTTCCTTTAAACTGGCTTTGCCGGGACCTAAGTACAAATCGGGGATCGCGACACGCCCCCCCGGACGGACCGCCCCGACAGCTTTGCGAAGTAATCCAGCGGCTTGTTCGTCTGAGTAGGCCGAAAGTACTTGCGCGAGAACCGCTAGGTCGAATTCTTGCTCGCCAAGCTCCGCCTCGGGCGGGTTCGCTTCGATGGTTTTCAAGCGACTCTGCAGCCCAATCGATTCGGCGGTGCTGCGAGCCGATTCCAAGGGGCCGGCAAGGTCAACGGCGGTGACCGAAGATTCTGGATCGCGGTGTGCCATCGCACAGCTCCAGACCGCCGAACCGCAGCCTAGATCAAGGATCCGCAAGCCCTGCATTCCTTCGCCACCGATATCGAGGACCTCGGCCGCCTGCATCGCCGCGGAGGTATGGATCCATTGGGTCGCCGCCAAGTCGTTGCGAAAGGACTCTGTGTCGGCTGTCGAACCGTCGTTGCTGCTCGATGCCAACTTTAGCTTTGGCAGCAGTGATTCGAATCGGCTATCGCCAAGATCTTCGTCGTATTGGCAAAGCAAATGTCCCGCACGAGCGAGCGCGTAGTCATCGCCGTACTGTTCGACATAGCCGATCGCGACCAATCCATCGAGGACCAATTGCGCGCAGTCTTCGTTGAGCGAAAGGGCCTCGCAAAGCTCGCCGAGCGAATGCTGCTTTTCTCTTAACCGCGCCGTGATTCCGGATTGTCGGGCGGTTCGCATCAGGTGCGACGCGCCGTTGATCTGCATCCAGTCTTGGTATTGCTGGACGGTGCGATCGCCGGCGCTGCGGATCGATTGGGATTGGTCGCTTTCTTGCGGGGCACTCATGCGTCTTCCTGGAGGGCGGCCAAGACTTTTTTGCACCGCCCCATCGTTCGCGAAAACTCGTCGAACGTCTGTGACTGATAGCCATCGCTGAGTGCGTTGGGCGGATCAGGGTGAACTTCCAAGATAATCCCGTCGGCACCGGCAGCCACGGCGGCAACGCTCATGTCGTGAACCATGTAGGTGTGCCCGGTCCCGTGTGAGGGGTCGATGATCACGGGCAGGTGCGTGCGTCGGTGCAGGTAAGGGACGCTGGCGAGCGGCAATGTGAATCGCGTGTGTGATTCGAAGGTACGGATGCCGCGTTCGCAAAGCATCACGTGTTCGTTGCCTTCGTTGAGGATGTATTCTGCGGCGAGCAGAAACTCGTCCATCGTGGCCGACGCGCCGCGTTTAAGTAGCACCGGTTTGCCGCTTTGGCCGACCGCTTCGAGCAGGCGGTAGTTTTGCATGTTACGCGCGCCGACTTGCAGCACGTCGGCGTAGCTGGCCACCAAGTCCACGTCGGCCGTGCCCATCACTTCGGTGAATACGGCTAGGCCGGTTTCTTCGCGGGCGGCGGCGAGAAGCTTGAGCCCCTCTTCTTTCATCCCTTGAAAGCTATACGGACTGGTGCGTGGTTTGAATGCCCCGCCGCGAAGTCCCGTTGCCCCGGCAGCCTTGACCGCGCGGGCGCTCGACATCAATTGCTCTTCACTTTCGACGCTGCAAGGACCGGCAATGAATCCGACGCTTCCCGCACCGGCAGAAAAGTCAAGAATGTCGACGCGGCTCGGTTCTGGCCGCACTTCTCGACTGGCCATCTTGTAGGGGGCCGAAATCGGTGTGACGCCACTGACGCCGGGGCTGCTTTCGATTGAGTCTTTGAAATCCGAACGCTTGTCCCCGATCGCGGCAATCACGGTTCGCTCGGTGCCAACAATGATGCTCGATTTGAGGCCCATCGATTCGACTTTCTTCGCAACCGCATCGATTTGTTCCTGCGTCGCGTTCTGCTCCATTATCACAATCATGGAATGATCCGGACAAAGCCGGTGGTTAGTGGGGAAAGGGACTTAAGTCATAAGATTGCCGCCAACATGCTAGCCGGAACCCGCCGAGTTCGATACTCGGTCATGTGGGATCTCGCTGGAATCGAAGGCGACGAAAGGCACGTGCAGGAAAACCGCGGTCGTTCCCGTCGCGTCATGGATCGATCGGTCCTTCGACGTTCACGGTGCAGATTGTCTGCGGGTACGTTTGCTTGCCGTGCATCGACAAGCGAGCTATCCACACGGCGCAATGATGCTACCGGTGGGCCCAACGCTACAGATTCCGACGATGAGAGTTTTACTACCGCGCGTAGCTTAGAAGTTGGTCGATATAGACCGTCGGGGATACTCGAAACCCGCCTACAAATGCTCGTTCAAATGGCTGTCCGCTCGAAAGCAAGCGGAAGGTCGCGTCGAGTGATTTGCGTCGATTTCGGTCAAGCATAGTCATTGCGATGGCGGTTCCAAAGGCGTCGGCCTGCTCTGGGGTCAAACGATTTTCCAGAAAGGCTTTGGCGTTTTTTACCGAGGACGCGGCTTCGGCAATCTTGGTTCGCAGTTTTGCCTGGTCCGCTCTACTTTTGGCTGTTTGCTGCATCGCGCGGGCTGAACCCAACCCCTCGGCAAACCATCGGGGGACGTCTGACCCACGACTGGCAACGGCCAGGCTAATCACCGGGCTGAGCAGCCGATCCTCGATCGCTTCCTCGTCATCTTGGCCGGTCGCAACGGTCACCAAGTACGCGTCTTCAACGTTGTAGCTCCAGTGTGATGCCCAGTCGCTTGGAATACTGCGACGCTCGACCATCTTCGCGAATTCGCTGTAGTCGTAGCGTTTGGGGAGGACGAAGAGGGTCGCTTTCCCATGGAAGTAATCTTCGCTATTGCCGGAGCTCGCTTTGACCACCGTTTTGGCAATCGTCAGGTTGTTCTCGGCTTGCCGACCGACGAGTTCGAGGGTCGCGGGGGTCGTCGGTCCAATGACACGGAAATGTTCGGTGTGATGTTCTTCGGCGGGGCCGCTGCCGGCGAGCTTGAGGTTTTTGTCGGCGAGTTCGGCACGGCGTGAGCTGACTTCGGCACTGGTCGCATTGGCTACCCAGGCCATCCGGGCCATCACTTTGATCGGTTGTCTTTCTTCGGCATCCAACTTCGCACCTTCGTCAATCCATTTGCTGATCAACGCAATCGATTGATCGGAAAGCGGTGGGCGTCCGACTGGCATTCTTGCCCCGTCTGCGGCAGTTCCACGAAGTTTTTGAATCAACAAACTTGCTTCGCCACGCCCCGGCGTGATCACCGGGCCGCTATCACCGCCACGTAGCAAACGCGCGAACTGGTCCATTTCCAGTCCACCACGGGTTTGCATTGCGTCGATGTGACAGCCGCTGCAGTTTTCGACCAGCAGGGGGGCGACTTCGGCGGCAAAGCTGACGGTTTCGCCGCCGGATGCTTTGGTGATCGTTGGCGTTGGGGCGGCGGCCATCGCGGGCTCCCGCGTGGTTCCCGCCCCGGCAATCGTCGCATTGGGATCTTCGCCATCAAACTTCGCCCCTTGAAGCACCCAATCTTTCAGTGTCTTCAGCTCTTCCGGTGAGACGCGACCGCCTCCACGCGGCATGTCCCCGGTTTCGATCGTTTCGATCAAACGGCTGCCGACGACATCCCCGGCGAAGACAACGACGCCTTCCGGCGGACCTTTCATCAAGACCGCATAGCTGGCCAGAGAGAATCGACCCTGGCTGCGATTGACGTGACAACTGCCACACTTGGCGGACAAAATCGGTGCGACATCGTCTTTAAAGCTGACCAAGTCACCAGCCATACCATCCGGCGACATCGGTTTTGAATCCGATGTTGCGGTTGGTCGCGAAGGCTTGCGAAACGGAGGTAGCGAGGCGCCTTCGAGTTCTAGCATTGCGTGAGTTTTCGAGAGCGCTTTTATGTGCCCGTCGATCGCATCGAACAGCTCGGGGCTGTCACTTTCGAGAATCCGGTTAACTTGATCGAGTGCCTTGCGAAGGTCTGTCTCGGCCTGGGAGATCTTTTGTTCGAACAGATTCTTATTTGCTCGATTAATCGTCGATGACAGGTTCAGCACCATCGCACGCTGTCGTCGATCGAGTTCTGCTCCGCGACAACCAGAAGGCACCAAGCTAAAAATCGCGGCAACCAAGGCCACGGCGACGACTGCTTTGACGAGGTGGTTGGGCACGCGAATGGACATGGCGACGAGTGATCGGTGGCGAGGTGAAAAGCGAGACGATGGAGAACAGCAGGTGCCTTGTCGAAAGCGAAAGCGAACCGATCGGTTTGAGCCACGGTCCGTTTATGAAGCTTAACCGACATGCATCCCCGAGTGACAAACGCACGAGACCCCGTGGTGGGCCCAAAAAATAGGACGCCCCACAGGAAACTCCCGTTCACCGGCGGGCGAACGACTCGGCGGCCGCAAGAAGACACTGGTGTTCCGGCATCATTTGAAACTGGGATCAGCCGAATGACGTTCTCCACGGTTTCGGTGCAATAATCGGAACCGGTGCCGGTCGGCTGACAGGTTGACCCCGAACGTTGGGTCGAGGCGGAGTCTAATTCGACGCGTACCCGTTGGGATGGTTCTGATGCCACCTCCACGCCGTCTCGACGATCTGGCGAACGTCGGTGTACTTGGGCGTCCAGTCCAGCCATTTTTTGGCGAGGGACGCGTCGGCAACTAGTTCTGGTGGGTCTCCGGCGCGGCGTTCTCCCATCACTTCTGGGATCGCGTGTCCGGTCACGTCGCGACAAGCGTCGATGATCTCTCGTACGCTGGTTCCCCGTCCGGTACCCAGGTTCACACAAATTCCCTTGCCGGGTTCAAGACGTTCCAAGGCCGCGAGGTGTGCGGCGCCGAGGTCATCAACATGGATATAGTCCCGAATACAAGTTCCGTCAGGCGTCGCGTAGTCATCTCCGAAAACGGTGATGTGTTTGCGTTGCCCCAAGGCGACTTGGAGAACGATGGGGATCAAGTGTGTCTCCGGATCATGGTCTTCGCCGATCGTCCCATCCGGACGGGCGCCCGCGGCGTTGAAGTAACGCAATGCCGCATAGCCGAATCCATAAGCCGCGGCGTAGTCCGCCAGCGCTTGCTCGAACACAAGTTTGGTAAAGCCGTAGGGATTGATCGGTTGTTGCAACGTTGTTTCGGCGATCGGGATGACCTCCGGTTCCCCGTAGGTGGCCGTGGTACTGCTGAAGACAATCTTCTTGACGTTGGCTTCACGCATCGCATCAAGAAGATCCACGGCGGCGATGACATTGTTGCGATAGTAAAGCGCCGGATCGTTGACGGACTCATTGACGAGCGCGAACGCGGCGAAGTGCATGACCGCGTCAATGTTCTTTTCCTTTAGAACGCCAACGAGCGTGTTCCGATCGGACAGTTCGCCCTCGACCAGCATGCCGTCTGGTACCGCTTGGCGATGGCCCCGTGAAAGGTTGTCGTAAACGGTGACCGTGTGGCCGGCATCAAGTAGTAGCCGCACGGCGTGCGATCCGATGTATCCGGCTCCACCGACGATTAGAAGGTTCATGATGTGCTGTAAAATCGAATGAGGTTGTTGGGAACTGCGTGCAGGAATCGGCGTGCTCGCTCGGTCGCGACAGTTTAACTGGACAGCTGCGGACGAATCAGGCCCGATAACTTATCGCGAACCAAAGTCATCAATCCTTTGTCGCCAGATCCGGCAAAGTCGATCGGCGGCGTTGGTCGATTCTCAAGAATACTGCCAATTCTGTGATTCGTGACCATTACTGTTGATGTTGAAAGGCCGTGGCCAAACGAAAAACCAAACTTCAGTTGCTGCAGCAGACCGGCCCGTCGGAAAAGCCCCGTCAATCGGCACAATCGGTGCGGGAAGATTTCTTGAATTACCTCCGCGGGGAGTGCCATTTAGCCGACAATACGGTTTCCGCCTACGGGCGCGATCTGACGCGTTTCATCGAATGGCTGGGCGAGCGGCGTTTGGACGCGATCCGCGTCGGCGATTTGACCGACTTTATGGCTTGCTTGCTCGATTCGAAACTTGCACCGGCATCGGTGTCACGGGCCGTCGTCGCGGTGCGCACGTTCTTTAAGTATCTGCAGCTGGAAGGCATCGTTACCGAAAACCCAGCCGAGTTGTTGGCAGCGCAAAAACTTTGGCAGCGCGTCCCCGGCGTTCTGACTCGGCGACAGGTCGACGCTTTTCTTGGCGCGCCGCGAAAGATCGACACGTTCTGGCAACGCGACAAGGCGATGCTGGAAGTGCTTTACGCGACCGGTTGCCGAGCCAGTGAAGTGTGCACGCTTCGTCTCCAAGATCTCTCACTCGACCAGAAGTACTTGAAGTGTACCGGCAAAGGCGGCAAGCAGCGGATGGTTCCGATCGGCTGCAAGGCGATCGAGGCGATCAAGTTTTACTGTGAGACGTTACGCGATGAACTTGCCGTCAAGCGTGATCATCAACACAACGAGTTGTTTCTTTCGCGGAACGGTCGCCCGCTTGATCGGATTCAGCTCTGGCGGCTCGTCAAGTTTTATGCCCGGCGTGCCGGCATCGAAAGCGACATCAGTCCGCACTCGCTGCGGCATAGCTTTGCGACCCACTTGCTCGCCGGCGGCGCCGATCTTCGTCAAGTTCAAGAAATGCTCGGGCACGCAAGTATTCAAACCACTCAGATTTACACCCACGTCGAGCATTCGCGGTTAAAGAAAGTTCATCAGCAGTTTCATCCCCGCGCGTAGCTCGAGCACGGTTGCGGCATGCCCTCTTGGCATCCAACCAAATCTCTAGCCAAACTGTTTACCCAGGATCGTGGCGACGTTTCCGGCCAGCGTGTTGACGGTACCTTTGCCGTCAGGGTAAAGCCTCGAACTTAGCCAGACAAACACCAGTTCTTTGGTCGGATCGATCCAAAGTACGGTTCCGGTAAAACCGCCGTGTCCGAATGCTTGTTCGGAAAACGCTTGTCCCCGGTTGCGTGAATACGGTGATCGATGATCCCAGCCCAACGCTCGGGTGCCGCGCGGCTCGCTTGCGGGCACCGGATGCGGATGGCTCATCCAACGTAACGTCGACTCCTTCATCCAGTCCGACTCGCCTCGCGAAGCTGCCAGCAACGCTTGCCCGAATTTGGTCAGATCGTCGGCTGTCGAAAATAGGCCGGCGTGCCCTGCGACGCCCCCCATTGCGTGAGCCCTTGGGTCATGGACACGCCCCCAGACCCAGCCGTCATCGTCGTTTTCGGTTGGCGCGATTCGTGGTTTCAGTGCGGCCGGCGGGTTGAACCCCGTGTCTGGCATTTGCAGCGGTTGGAAAATTCGTTCGGAAGCGAATCGATCAATCGTCGTACCGCTGATTCGTTCGACGAGCTTTCCGAGCACGATGAAACCAACGTCGGAATAGGAGAACTTGATTCCAGGCTCGGAACGTAGACCCAACCCGCAAATGTTCTCCCATGCAATTTCGGACCCGCTCAGGTAATCGGCCAGAGCGTTGTCGGGCGTTAAGCCGCTGGTGTGCAATAGACACTGTTCGACCGTGATGGCGTCTTTGCCGCGGCCTTTGAACTCTGGCAAATAGTGCTTCACGGTAGCTTTGGGATCAATGTTGCCGTCCTGGTAAAGCAACGCTACCGACGTCGCGGTCGCGACCGATTTGGTGATCGACGCGAGATCAAAAACGGTGTCATCGGTCAGCTTGGTCAGATCGGGAGAAAGCCAGCGGTGGCCAAATGTTTGTCGGTAGTGGATCTGGCCACGGCCGGCACAACTCACCACGGCCCCGGGAAGATCACCCGCGGTTATCGCGCCGGCGATCAACGTTTCGATTTCGCCCAAGTTGAATTCGTCGGCTTGCAATCGCGGCAAGCTCGCTCCCGGCCAACAAAAGCCGGCGGCAATCGAGACACCAAGTCCGGCGGACATCATTTGGCGTCGAGTGCACATGCTCGGCTGTTCTTGGGGTGCTTTCGACTTTATTTCCGCCCGCAAGGTGTGCGTATTCATTGGGTCAAGTTTAGGAAAGAGAATCTGCGATGGGGATCGGATCGTTCAGTGATTCAATCCAACAAAGGACACGCTCGGTAAATTCGGATTCGCTTTCACCGATCGTTTCGAGTTTGTGTTTCGGTGTCGCGGTCAGGTAATCACGGAGAACTTTCAAGCAGTGATTAAGTTGTTCCAAGATGGACTGTTGTACGTCATCGCTGATCGGTTCAAGTTCTAGCCGAAGCCGACTTGCGACATTTTCCCGCTGATCGGCGTTCTGTTGAGATTCTTTGCGAATCAAACACAGCCGTCTTCTATCGGCACGGTAAAGATTTGAAAGAGAAAATACGCGGCGCAGTTGCCGCTGCGTATCAAATTGGAACACAGGGTCCTGGTCCCAATATAAACTGACGCGTCCATCGGGGCGGAATCCCACGACAACCTCCAGATCAGGTCGTCCGGTTTGGCACGGGGCATCCCTATTCACGTCAGCCCTGTGGACCCAAATTCGACCGCGGATTGGCATTGCGGTTCCGTCTCGCAATAAATCTTCGCGGTCTTGTGTGTTTTTTGCCATGACAGATGAAATTGTTCGCAATCGTTTGGAGATGCAGCCGACGTTTCGAGTTCAACTTCCCTGGCAGATGGACGAAACTAAACGGAGAATCCGAGCGGCGGTACGAAGCCAAGAGATGGCGCCGTTTGCCGAGACTGCTGGAACGGTCGTTGATTTTAAGGTTGACCCTTCCGAGCGACGGTTTTGGTCGCCTCACCTTTCGATTCAATTGAACCCAAGTGATTCACAAAAGTCTACCGAGGCGTTTTGTCGGTTTTCGCCACGACCTGAAATTTGGACCATGGTGATGGCCGTTTACTTAATGGCCGCTTGTACCATGTTCGGTGCTTTGATTTACGGGTTGGTCCAATGGATGATGAAGGATCCGCCATGGGCGATTGCCGTCGTCCCTGTGTCGCTTGGCGTGATCACGGGACTGCACCTTGTCAGTGTTGTCGGGCAAAATTGGAGTCGTGATCAAATGGTAGTGCTCAAGCATCGTTGGGAACGCACACTCGAACTCGCGAAACGGAGTGAACCTGATTCTGATCATCTCACGGACTGACCTTTGCTTCCCCATCAAGTAGACAACCTCATGAAACCATCACTTGTTTTTACGCTCGTTTTGTTGTGCTCACTCTCGGTCGGCAAGACGCATGCCGATGATGATTCGCGACCACCGAATTTTGTGTTCATCATCGCCGATGATTGTACGTTTCGAGACATCGGCTGCTACGGCGGGCAAGCTCATACGCCCAACATTGATGCCCTCGCTACCGAGGGCATGCGACTGACCGAGTGTTATCAAGCGGCGCCGATGTGTTCGCCGACTCGACATAACATCTACACCGGTTTGTATCCCGTCCGCAGCGGCGCGTATCCAAATCACACCTTTGCCAAAGACGGAACGAAGAGCATCGCGCATTACCTTGCCCCGCTCGACTATCGCGTCGCGCTGAGCGGCAAGACGCATATCGGTCCGAAAGAAGTTTTTCCGTTTGAATACAGCGGGAAGAAGAATCCAGATATGGATGCCGTCGACGGTTTGTTTTCCGAGTGTGCAAAAGCCAGAACACCATTTTGCCTGCTTGCTTGTTCGAACGAACCGCACTCGCCTTGGAACAAAGGCGACTCATCTCGCTACCCGGTCGACGAAATTGAACTGCCTCCGTACTTAGTTGATACGCCTGTGGTGCGAGAAAATTTCGCACGCTATCTCGCCGAGATTACCTATTTCGACGATCAAGTTGGTCAAATTCTTGAGCGACTTGAACGCCACGGTTTGACGGAGAACACCGTCGTAATGGTCGTTTCCGAACAAGGTAATTCATTTCCATTTGCCAAATGGACTTGCTACTCCAGCGGACTTCAGTCGGCGATGGTCGTTCGTTGGCCAGGAAAGATCCAGGCGGGAAGCACTTCTGATGCAATGGTCGAATATGTTGACATCACCCCAACATTTATCGAAGCCGCCGGTTTGCCGGCGCAGGAAAACCTTGACGGCAAGAGTTTTCTGCCGGTACTGCGAGGCGAAGCGAAGCAGCACAAGACACATTCCTATGGTCTCATGACGACGCGAGGTATCATCGCCGGCAGCGATTTATTTGCCATCCGAACGGTGCGAGATGATCGCTATCGCCTGATCTGGAACCTCAATCACGATGCAACTTTCACGAATGCTTGTACCGAAGCTGACTACTTTCGGTCGATGCAGCGATTCGCGAATTCTGGCGATGCCAATGCAAAAGAATTGGTTGATCGCTATATGCACCGACCCGAATACGAATTGTTTGATTGTCAGGCAGACCCGTTGGAAATGAATAACTTGGCGCAAGATCCGGCGCACGCCGAACATGTCGAGCGATTGAAGTCGACGCTACTCGCCTGGATGGAGGAGCAAGGTGATGAAGGAGTGAAAACGGAACGCGATGCGATCTTGCATCAGTCACGCTACAAGAAGTTCGATTCCGCCGAAGCCTTCAAGGTTTATCGCCGGGCGGTGCGAAATCGCAAGAAAAATCCAATTGACTGATCGCAACAAAGTGGTCGATAGCCATAAAAAAACGTCAGCGAGGGACGGCTGCCACTCGCTGACGTGATGGATTATTGCCAATCATTCGTGGCGGTCGACGGTACCGGGGGACGCTTGGCAGTTTTCATGTCCTGCCGAACGCGAAGCCCCGCTTGGTGGTCTAACTAGCTCCGGCGACGACGGCGCAAGACCATGATGCTCGATAGGGCTCCCATCGCGGCAAGGGCACTTGGCTCTGGAACCGCACTCACGTTGCCAACCACAAAACGCAATGTCCCGAAGTCACTCACCGAACCACCAGAAGCGAAGTCGGCGGTCGCGGTGACCCCGATGTCGTAGGTACCTGCTTCGGTAAACCCATAGTTGTAGTGATCATGCCCGCCGATTGACAGGGCCAGGGTGTCCGTCGCATCGAGACCGTTGTTGCTCTGCCAGAACACGTTTAAACCGCCAAGTGGCGAGCTTTGCCAGAGCGCGAATTCCCCTGGGCCGCTGAATGAAGTCATTGTCAAGCTGGCCCCGCTAAACGTCCCGTCAAGCTCTTCGGTTGCGATACCCAGAAACGGCACGCCCGGCGTGTTGGACTGTGGCAAAACCCAGACAGGATCTCCCGCGGTGGTCCCCAAAAACGGGATGCTACCAGTCGTCTCTACCATTGTGTTTTGACCGACACGAACGAACGCCTCATCGGGAGCGTACTCGGCATCGCCTACCAATGGCGTCCCGTCTAGCACTGCACCATTGCCGAAGTGGTAATGCAGTTCGAGTTCGCTGCCGTCATAGGCAAGCCCGATATCGCCGTGGCCGAGGGTGTATTCAACCGCCTCCGCATGCGCGACTGAGGAGCAGATCGAGACCGCCAAGATTGACATTAACTGAAAGAACAGAATCTTTTTCATTTCAAAACCGTGTTGTAAATAAGTTCAAAGCTCTCTTGCGTAAATTCAATGCAAGCCAATCGAAAACCAATCGGTTGCGAGTTGTCACGTCGCGTTCACGATGTCGAGACGCATCGTGTCATCGCGGCGTAGCATGTCATTCCGTTGATCGGGAACGGTCGTCGTCTACGACGACTAAAGGTGGGGTCGTTAGGAGCCAAGGTTGCGTTGGCTTTCATCGCTCCGCCACGCATGTGTATGGGACGAAGCGTTCGTTCTTTTTGGTTCAATTGGCCATGGATTCACTTGGTTTATTGCGGTACTACCAAGGCGAACTCCATTCGGCACATCAAAAAATCGAGATGAAACGCCGCGTTAAGGAACTTCCTCGATAATCTCTCGCCCATTCCGGCTGCCCAACGCCCAATACAACTCACGGTCGATTGACTCGCTGATAAAGCGAACGCTTCCGTCAGTCATCGAGATATTGACGCCGCCGGTATGGTGGCTACTTAATGTCACCAAGTTCATTCCGTCATCTTCGCCGCCGTAGACATGGCAGTTCCGATGGTTGATCGGGATGACTGGCATGAAGTGGTTGCCTGCGAATGTCCAGCCGGAGATCCACGCGTGACCATGGCTCTTGCTGTAGTCGGCATCCGCTAAGGTGACGCTTTTGCAGTAACGCACCCAGCTGTCCAGGGTTCGTGACCGAGACGAGCCACCACAAAATGATTGCATCGCGATCGGCGTCGCCGGCGAGATTTGGCTTCCGCCAAAAACGTTGCTTGATTCGAAGACGCTGGCAATCATTCGTTCGCCCACGGCAAAGGTGTTGGAAAGGCCGTCGGTGATGTCAGCGAAACGAATGCGAGGTTGTTGCCACTGGTCACCGGACGTCGGGTTCAATAATCCGATCACGCCGTTTTGGCGTGTCACGTCGGAAGAGCTTTCCGGACCGCGTGAATCTCGTGGCCAACCGATGTTGCCCGCATAGCTTCCCGGGGCCGTTGAAACGCCCAGGGAAAGCTGCGGTACCGATTGCGGATCGCTTGGGCAAAGGTATGCCGAGATCATTGCACCGGCGGCTTCGGCATCCACATGCGAAGGTGATATCGAGTAATCCCGGTACTCCGAGTCGTAGACGTAGTCGGTCCGATCGGATAGCGATTCCTCGAAATGGATTCGCTGGTGTAACGCAGTTTGCTCGATTTGTGGAAGGATCCGGGCGAGCCAGCTATGGAAACCGCTTCCGGCA
It includes:
- the rpmF gene encoding 50S ribosomal protein L32 — its product is MAVPKRKHSNSRTGKRRSHDHVKKRQIGYCPQCSSPVPTHTICPKCGYYMGRTVVEPRDE
- a CDS encoding class I SAM-dependent methyltransferase, whose translation is MSAPQESDQSQSIRSAGDRTVQQYQDWMQINGASHLMRTARQSGITARLREKQHSLGELCEALSLNEDCAQLVLDGLVAIGYVEQYGDDYALARAGHLLCQYDEDLGDSRFESLLPKLKLASSSNDGSTADTESFRNDLAATQWIHTSAAMQAAEVLDIGGEGMQGLRILDLGCGSAVWSCAMAHRDPESSVTAVDLAGPLESARSTAESIGLQSRLKTIEANPPEAELGEQEFDLAVLAQVLSAYSDEQAAGLLRKAVGAVRPGGRVAIPDLYLGPGKASLKETLGRIAIHLATPGGRARDLRKCQQMMTEAGLGAIQFTYLAASPMGLGMMVAEKPSR
- the aroF gene encoding 3-deoxy-7-phosphoheptulonate synthase; translated protein: MIVIMEQNATQEQIDAVAKKVESMGLKSSIIVGTERTVIAAIGDKRSDFKDSIESSPGVSGVTPISAPYKMASREVRPEPSRVDILDFSAGAGSVGFIAGPCSVESEEQLMSSARAVKAAGATGLRGGAFKPRTSPYSFQGMKEEGLKLLAAAREETGLAVFTEVMGTADVDLVASYADVLQVGARNMQNYRLLEAVGQSGKPVLLKRGASATMDEFLLAAEYILNEGNEHVMLCERGIRTFESHTRFTLPLASVPYLHRRTHLPVIIDPSHGTGHTYMVHDMSVAAVAAGADGIILEVHPDPPNALSDGYQSQTFDEFSRTMGRCKKVLAALQEDA
- a CDS encoding c-type cytochrome domain-containing protein, with translation MSIRVPNHLVKAVVAVALVAAIFSLVPSGCRGAELDRRQRAMVLNLSSTINRANKNLFEQKISQAETDLRKALDQVNRILESDSPELFDAIDGHIKALSKTHAMLELEGASLPPFRKPSRPTATSDSKPMSPDGMAGDLVSFKDDVAPILSAKCGSCHVNRSQGRFSLASYAVLMKGPPEGVVVFAGDVVGSRLIETIETGDMPRGGGRVSPEELKTLKDWVLQGAKFDGEDPNATIAGAGTTREPAMAAAPTPTITKASGGETVSFAAEVAPLLVENCSGCHIDAMQTRGGLEMDQFARLLRGGDSGPVITPGRGEASLLIQKLRGTAADGARMPVGRPPLSDQSIALISKWIDEGAKLDAEERQPIKVMARMAWVANATSAEVSSRRAELADKNLKLAGSGPAEEHHTEHFRVIGPTTPATLELVGRQAENNLTIAKTVVKASSGNSEDYFHGKATLFVLPKRYDYSEFAKMVERRSIPSDWASHWSYNVEDAYLVTVATGQDDEEAIEDRLLSPVISLAVASRGSDVPRWFAEGLGSARAMQQTAKSRADQAKLRTKIAEAASSVKNAKAFLENRLTPEQADAFGTAIAMTMLDRNRRKSLDATFRLLSSGQPFERAFVGGFRVSPTVYIDQLLSYAR
- the galE gene encoding UDP-glucose 4-epimerase GalE, with the translated sequence MNLLIVGGAGYIGSHAVRLLLDAGHTVTVYDNLSRGHRQAVPDGMLVEGELSDRNTLVGVLKEKNIDAVMHFAAFALVNESVNDPALYYRNNVIAAVDLLDAMREANVKKIVFSSTTATYGEPEVIPIAETTLQQPINPYGFTKLVFEQALADYAAAYGFGYAALRYFNAAGARPDGTIGEDHDPETHLIPIVLQVALGQRKHITVFGDDYATPDGTCIRDYIHVDDLGAAHLAALERLEPGKGICVNLGTGRGTSVREIIDACRDVTGHAIPEVMGERRAGDPPELVADASLAKKWLDWTPKYTDVRQIVETAWRWHQNHPNGYASN
- the xerD gene encoding site-specific tyrosine recombinase XerD; this translates as MAKRKTKLQLLQQTGPSEKPRQSAQSVREDFLNYLRGECHLADNTVSAYGRDLTRFIEWLGERRLDAIRVGDLTDFMACLLDSKLAPASVSRAVVAVRTFFKYLQLEGIVTENPAELLAAQKLWQRVPGVLTRRQVDAFLGAPRKIDTFWQRDKAMLEVLYATGCRASEVCTLRLQDLSLDQKYLKCTGKGGKQRMVPIGCKAIEAIKFYCETLRDELAVKRDHQHNELFLSRNGRPLDRIQLWRLVKFYARRAGIESDISPHSLRHSFATHLLAGGADLRQVQEMLGHASIQTTQIYTHVEHSRLKKVHQQFHPRA